The Aureimonas mangrovi genome contains the following window.
TCCTCACCGGCAATTTCGGCGTGGCGATCCTGCTCGTCACGGTCCTCGTGAAGCTCATCTTCTTCCCGCTCGCCAACAAGTCGTACAAATCGATGGCGAACATGAAGCGCGTGCAACCGCGCCTCATGGAGCTGCGCGAGAAGTATGCCGACGACCGGATGAAGCAGCAGCAGGAAATGATGCGCATCTACAAGGAGGAAAAGATCAACCCCGCCGCCGGCTGCTGGCCGGTACTGGTGCAGATCCCCGTCTTCTTCGCGCTCTACAAGGTGCTCTACGTCACGATCGAGATGCGGCACGCGCCGTTCTTCGGCTGGATCCAAGATCTCGCCGCGCCCGATCCGACCTCGATCTTCAATCTCTTCGGCCTCATCCCGATCGATCTCCCGATGTTCCTGATGATCGGTGTGTGGCCGATCCTGATGGGCATCTCGATGTTCATTCAGATGAAGCTGAATCCGCTGCCGCCGGACCCGACGCAGCAGATGATCTTCACCTGGATGCCGGTGATCTTCACGTTCATGCTGGCGACGTTCCCGGCTGGTCTCGTCATCTACTGGACCTGGAACAACACGCTTTCAATCATCCAGCAGAGCGTTATCATGAAGCGCCACGGCGCCAAGATCGAGCTGTTCGACAACATCCGAGCGATGTTCAAGCGAAAGAAAAAGGAGGCCTGAGCCTCCTCCGCCCTCGGGCGATTGGATAGAGGGCGAGCCGTCGGCTCGCCCTTTCTCGTTCGGGCTCACGCAAGAAGGACACCGCCATGCTCGGACCGGACCCCAAGGCCATTCATCCGTTGCCGCATCTCCCGCGCCTCGTCTTCCTCAAGCCGCTGGTCACGCGGCCGAACATCGAGGTGGGCGAGTACACCTATTACGACGATCCGGCAGACGCGCTCGCTTTCGAGAATCGCAACGTCACCCATCACTATGAGTTTCTCGGCGACCGGCTGGTGATCGGACGCTTCTGTGCCATCGCGGCCGGTGCGACCTTCGTGATGAACGGAGCGAACCACGTCATGGGCGGGCTCTCGACCTTCCCGTTCAATATCTTCGGCAATGGCTGGGAGGAGGGGTTCGACGTCGACAGTGTGCTCGGGCAGACGCGCGGCGACACGGTGATCGGCAGCGACGTCTGGATCGGCGAAGGCGCGACGATCCTGCCGGGCGTCACGATCGGGTCAGGTGCGGTGATTGGAGCGCGCGCGGTCGTCGCGCGCGACGTGCCGCCCTACGCGATCGTCGCGGGCAATCCCGCTCGCCTGAAGCGCTCCCGTTTCGAGGCGCAGCAAGTCGAGCGTCTCCTCGCCCTTGCGTGGTGGGACTGGAGCGCCGAAAAGATCGGCCGGAACATCGCCGCCATTCGCGGCGCGGACGTCGAGACACTGGAGCAGGCGGCATGAGCGGAGCGATCGATCCCATCGCAGGCGAGGAGACGCGGCTTTTCTTCGCGCGGCCCTGGGTCTTCATCCGCGGTGTGCCGGCGATGAAGTTCCTGCCGCCCGAAGGTCCGCCGGAGATCGCCTTCGCGGGGCGCTCGAATGTCGGCAAGTCCTCGCTGATCAACGCGGTGGTCTCGCAGAAGGGTCTCGCACGCACCTCGAATACGCCGGGCCGCACGCAGGAGCTGAATTACTTCGTGCCGGACGGATTCTCGGGCGAGGGCGGCGATCTGCCGCCGATCGCGGTGGTGGACATGCCTGGCTACGGTTACGCGAAGGCTCCGAAGGAACAGGTGGACGCGTGGACGAAGCTCGTCTTCGACTATCTGCGCGGCCGCTCGACGCTGAAGCGCGTCTTCGTCCTGATCGATGCCCGCCACGGCATCAAGAAGAACGACGCCGACGTCCTGTCGTTGCTGGACAAGGCGGCGGTCTCCTACCAGATCGTTCTGACCAAGGCCGACAAGATTTCCGAGCTGGCTCTGCCCAAGCTCGAGGCCGCGACGCTGGAGGCGATCCGCAAGCGCCCGGCCGCCTATCCGCAGATCATCTCGACGTCGTCGGAGAAGGGCAGGGGGGTGGACGATCTGAGAACCGCCATCGCCACGCTGTCGGACTGAGGGATCGGCCCCAATCCAGAATCGGTTTCGGAAAAGTTTCGGGCGAGGATTGAACGGCCGCTCTGCCTTTAGCGCGCCTTCAGTTCCTCGATCTTCTCCTCGATGCGACGATAGACGTCGCGATAGGCGTCGAGGATCTGTCCTCGCGAACCGGCGACGACGGACGGGTCGGGCATCGGCCAGAACTCCACCGCTACCGAATCGGTGCCGGTGCGGTCGAGCGCCACGTGATGCGCCTCCGGTGACATGGTCACGATGAGGTCGAAATAGCCGTCGGCAAGCTCTTCCAGCGCGCGGGGCCGGAAGTCGCCGAGCGACAGGCCGTTCTCGGCGAGGATCACGTCCACGAACGGATCGCGCTCGCCGCATTTCACGCCGGCGGAGGCGACGTAGACGGACGGCGGCAGGATGGAGTGGGCGATGGCCTCGGCCATCGGCGAGCGGATGGCGTTCATGCCGCAGACGAAGAGGACGGAGCCCGGCCGCGCGCCGTTCTGGCCGACCACCGCTTCGCCCGCGCCGCTCAAGGGCGCACCGTGGACGGCCGGGCGGCGGCGGTGGCAGGCTTGAGCGGCTTTGCGAAGCGCGTCATCGTCTCAGTTCCGCCAGTGGAGGGCGCAGATGAGGGTAAACAGCCGGCGCGCGGTGTCCTGGTCGATGCTGATCTTGCCGGCCAGACGCTCGCGCAGGAGCTGCGAGCCGTCGTTGTGGACGCCGCGCCGTCCCATGTCGATCGCCTCGATCTGCGAGGGCGTCGCCGAGCGGATGGCGGCATAGTAGCTGTCGCAGATGAGGAAATAGTCTCGGATGATCCGCCGGAAGGGCGTCAGCGACAGGATGTGCGTCGCCACGGCGCCGCCGGCCTCGTCGGTGATCTCGAAGACGAGCCGCTTGTCCGCGAGCAGAAGGCGCAGCTTGAAGCGTCCCCCTTCGGCCCCGACCGGGTCGAAGGAGTTCTCCTCGATCAGATCGAAGATCGCGACGGCGCGCTCATGCTCGATGTCGCTCGTCGCGCGCCCGATCGTCTCGTCGAGATCGATGGCGACGAGGCGCCCGTGCTCGCTCATGCCGCCTCGCTGCGACGGTCGAGCCGCACCCCGACCGAGCGGGCGTGGGCGCCAAGGCCCTCGGCCTCAGCGATCGTGATCGCGGCCGGGCCGAGCGCGGCCAGGCCCTCCGGCGTCAGCTTCAGGACCGAGGTGCGCTTGACGAAATCCAGCACCGAAAGCCCGGACGAGAAGCGCGCCGAGCGTGCGGTCGGCAGGACGTGGTTCGAGCCGCCGACATAGTCACCGATCACCTCCGGCGTGTGGCGGCCGAGGAAGGCCGCGCCCGCGTCGCGAATGCGTGAAAAGAGCACCTCGGGCTCGTCCGTGGCGATCTCCAGATGTTCGGCCGCGATGCGGTCGGCGAGCGGCGGCGCCTGCTCTAGAAGGTTCTCGACAAGGACGATCGCGCCGAAGTCGCTCCAGCTCGCGCGGGCAGTCTCTTCGCGCGGCAGCGTACGAAGCTGGCGTTCGACGGCCTCCTCCACCGCATCCGCGAAGCCCGCATCGTCTGTGATGAGGATCGACTGCGCCGCCGCGTCGTGTTCGGCCTGGGCAAGGAGATCGGCTGCGATCCAGTCCGGGTCGTTGGCGCCGTCCGCGATGACCAGAACCTCGGACGGGCCTGCGATCATGTCGATGCCGACCGTACCGAACACCTGGCGCTTGGCCGCCGCGACATAGGCGTTGCCGGGGCCGACGATTTTGGCGACGGGCGCGATGGTCTGTGTGCCGAAGGCGAGGGCGGCCACGGCCTGCGCCCCGCCGATACGCCAGATCTCATCGACGCCGGCGATCCGGGCCGCCGCCAGGACTAGCGGATTGAGCTTGCCCGCGCGGGCGGGTACGGCCATGGCGATGCGCGGCACGCCCGCGACCTTGGCCGGCACCGCGTTCATCAGGACGGAAGAGGGATAGCTCGCCGCGCCGCCGGGCACGTAGAGACCGACCGCGCCGATCGCCGTCCAGCGGTGGCCGAGCTCGGCGCCGGCGCCGTCGTCGTAGCGCTCGTCCATCGGGCGCTGGCGCTCGTGGTGGCGCAGAATGCGGTCGTGCGCGAACTGCAGGGCATCGCGGATTTCGGCGGGCGCTCCCTCGTAGGCGGCCTCGATAGCATCCTGCGGAACGCGCAGCGTCTCGGGCGTCAACTCCAGCGCGTCGAAGCGCGCGGTCAGCTCGACGAGCGCCGTGTCGCCTTCGGCTCGCACCTTCGCGACGATCGCACGCACGGCGTCGTCGACGTCTTGGGAGACTTCACGTTTGGCGGCGAGGAGGTCGCGAAAGCCGGCCTCGAAGCCTTCGTCCCTGATGTCGAGCCTGACGGGCAAAATACGCTGTCCTCTTCCCCGCCACCGTGGCGTCTCACTCGATGAGGCCCGGCTCCTCCCGGTCGTGGTCCGGCCGGTTCTGCGTGCTCCAGGCGGCGCCGAGGTCGGTGAGCTGGGCCTCGATGCATTCCACGTCGAGCCTTATCGCGGAGCCCCCGGCAAAGACAAGCTCGACGGTGCCGGAGGGCGCCTCGTCCTCCGCGAAACGCAGGGCCAGAAGCGCCAAGACCTGGTCGGGGTCGCCGATGAGGACCCCCGTCTGGCGCACGGCGCGGACGCGATCGAAATGCAGGACGGCGCGGCGGCGCTCGTAGTCGCGCCTGCGCGTGAAGGCGAAGCGGCGCCCCTTGCCGGCTTCTTCCCAGGCGAAGCGATTCATCACCAGGACGAACCGGCCTTCGGCGGGAAGGAAGGAAATCTCGGCCGTGCGCACCACCGCGTCCTGACAATGCGCCGAGACTATCGCCAGATCCTCTTCGTCTATCGCCAGAAGTCTCAATTCGCTCATCTCAGACCGCCTTCCGAATCGCCTCTGCCTACCTAGCGCATCGGCGCGAAAGGCGAGAGGGGCTTATGGGCCGGTGGCGCTCAGCCCGTGGCGCCCCTGCAGTCGCAGGCCCACGACCGCCATCCACAGGGTCACCCAGATCGGGTTGGCGCGCTCGAACAGGAAGCTTTCGAGGAAGGCGTTGAGAAGCCCGAAGGCGAGAATCATCAGGAAAAGGTCGGCGAGCCGACGGCTTTCGTCGTCGCGCCCGCTGCGCAGGAAGTCGGCGAAGGGAAGGACGACGAGGATCAGCACCACAAGGGCGAGGCCCGGCCAGCCCGTGGCGATGGCAATGTCGAGATAGCCGTTGTGCGCGTTCGTGGCTCCGCGCGGGTCCCAGGCAAGTTCGCGGCTCGCCTCCACCGAGGTGACGAAGCCGTCGCGCCAGAAGGATTCAAAACCGAAGCCGGTCGACAGATGCCCGTCTGCGGCCGCAAGCGCGAAGCGCCACAGATCGGTGCGGCCGGTGAAGGTCGTGCCCGGCATGACGAGCTGCAGGAGGTCGTTGATGGCGGGGATCATCACCGAGCCCAGCGTGGCGAGCGCGGTCACGATCAGCGCCAGCGACAGGACGAGGACCGGGACGATCCGCCCGCCGATAAGGCGCCCGCCCATGACGAGGAGGACGACGGCCGGAAGCAGGGCGGCGGCCGTCTTCGAGCCCGTCTGGAGGACGAAGACCAGTGAGAGCGCGGCGAGCGCGCCACCGATGAGCCACTGGCGGGCGCGCATCAGGTAGATGCCGATGAAGAAGAAGGACGCCATCACCGCGCCGGCCACGTTCTTGTGGCTGTAGACGCCGCGCCACAGGCCGACATGCATGCCCTCCGGCCCGGCATCGGAGTGAATGGCGCCAGCAGGCATGAAGACGATGCCGAAATAGGAAAGCGCCACCGCGATGCAGGCGGCCGCGCCCAGCGCGAAGCGGAAGGCGCGCACGTTCGGCGGCAGGCAGAGTGCGCCCGTGGCCGCGACCATCGCGAACAGCGTGAAGGCGAGAGCGCGTGCCGCATTGCCGGCGTCGAGCGACTGCGCCGTGGAGAAGAAGATCCACAGCAGCGTCACGATCCACGCCGGGCGCAGGAGCGAAAGCGCCACCCGGCGCTCGGTGAAGGCCAAATGGCAGAGAAGCGCGATTCCAGCAAGGACGGTGTAGCCGAGCTGGTTGACGAGGTTGCCCGCGTCGACGTTGCCCTCGAAGCTCGCCTGGAAGGGCGTCAGCGTGACGAAAAGAGCGGTGAGGACGAGGGTCGCAAGGACGGTGCGGACGAACGCGACGAATTCGGCGCGCGCGCCTGCGTCAATTGCCTTCGGGGCGGCGGTACTGCTCATTGGCGCCTCCGAGATGGCCCTGGAGCCGGCCGAGCGCGACCTGCACCGGATAAAGGCCGATCACCGCCGAGCGCGAGCGGGCGGCGAGCGCGGCGCCCCGCAGCGGCGAAGCCGCGAGAAGCGCGACGCTCTTGGCCAGCGATTTCACCCGGCCCGCCGCAGTCGTGGCGCGGCGTTGCTCGATGATCGTGGAGATCGCGCCGTTGCGCAAGGCGCGTGCGTTGACCCACGAAAATTCCGTGCGCCGTGCAGGCGTCGTCTCGTCGACGCGCGCCTCGGCACACCAGCCGAAACGGAAGCCCCGCAACCGGCAGCGCGAATAGAAGTCGCTGTCGCCGCCGCCGAGGAAGTTGAACATCGGATC
Protein-coding sequences here:
- a CDS encoding CatB-related O-acetyltransferase, whose translation is MLGPDPKAIHPLPHLPRLVFLKPLVTRPNIEVGEYTYYDDPADALAFENRNVTHHYEFLGDRLVIGRFCAIAAGATFVMNGANHVMGGLSTFPFNIFGNGWEEGFDVDSVLGQTRGDTVIGSDVWIGEGATILPGVTIGSGAVIGARAVVARDVPPYAIVAGNPARLKRSRFEAQQVERLLALAWWDWSAEKIGRNIAAIRGADVETLEQAA
- the yihA gene encoding ribosome biogenesis GTP-binding protein YihA/YsxC, with translation MSGAIDPIAGEETRLFFARPWVFIRGVPAMKFLPPEGPPEIAFAGRSNVGKSSLINAVVSQKGLARTSNTPGRTQELNYFVPDGFSGEGGDLPPIAVVDMPGYGYAKAPKEQVDAWTKLVFDYLRGRSTLKRVFVLIDARHGIKKNDADVLSLLDKAAVSYQIVLTKADKISELALPKLEAATLEAIRKRPAAYPQIISTSSEKGRGVDDLRTAIATLSD
- a CDS encoding low molecular weight phosphatase family protein, whose translation is MNAIRSPMAEAIAHSILPPSVYVASAGVKCGERDPFVDVILAENGLSLGDFRPRALEELADGYFDLIVTMSPEAHHVALDRTGTDSVAVEFWPMPDPSVVAGSRGQILDAYRDVYRRIEEKIEELKAR
- a CDS encoding UPF0262 family protein, with amino-acid sequence MSEHGRLVAIDLDETIGRATSDIEHERAVAIFDLIEENSFDPVGAEGGRFKLRLLLADKRLVFEITDEAGGAVATHILSLTPFRRIIRDYFLICDSYYAAIRSATPSQIEAIDMGRRGVHNDGSQLLRERLAGKISIDQDTARRLFTLICALHWRN
- the hisD gene encoding histidinol dehydrogenase encodes the protein MPVRLDIRDEGFEAGFRDLLAAKREVSQDVDDAVRAIVAKVRAEGDTALVELTARFDALELTPETLRVPQDAIEAAYEGAPAEIRDALQFAHDRILRHHERQRPMDERYDDGAGAELGHRWTAIGAVGLYVPGGAASYPSSVLMNAVPAKVAGVPRIAMAVPARAGKLNPLVLAAARIAGVDEIWRIGGAQAVAALAFGTQTIAPVAKIVGPGNAYVAAAKRQVFGTVGIDMIAGPSEVLVIADGANDPDWIAADLLAQAEHDAAAQSILITDDAGFADAVEEAVERQLRTLPREETARASWSDFGAIVLVENLLEQAPPLADRIAAEHLEIATDEPEVLFSRIRDAGAAFLGRHTPEVIGDYVGGSNHVLPTARSARFSSGLSVLDFVKRTSVLKLTPEGLAALGPAAITIAEAEGLGAHARSVGVRLDRRSEAA
- a CDS encoding DUF2948 family protein, translated to MSELRLLAIDEEDLAIVSAHCQDAVVRTAEISFLPAEGRFVLVMNRFAWEEAGKGRRFAFTRRRDYERRRAVLHFDRVRAVRQTGVLIGDPDQVLALLALRFAEDEAPSGTVELVFAGGSAIRLDVECIEAQLTDLGAAWSTQNRPDHDREEPGLIE
- a CDS encoding O-antigen ligase family protein, whose product is MSSTAAPKAIDAGARAEFVAFVRTVLATLVLTALFVTLTPFQASFEGNVDAGNLVNQLGYTVLAGIALLCHLAFTERRVALSLLRPAWIVTLLWIFFSTAQSLDAGNAARALAFTLFAMVAATGALCLPPNVRAFRFALGAAACIAVALSYFGIVFMPAGAIHSDAGPEGMHVGLWRGVYSHKNVAGAVMASFFFIGIYLMRARQWLIGGALAALSLVFVLQTGSKTAAALLPAVVLLVMGGRLIGGRIVPVLVLSLALIVTALATLGSVMIPAINDLLQLVMPGTTFTGRTDLWRFALAAADGHLSTGFGFESFWRDGFVTSVEASRELAWDPRGATNAHNGYLDIAIATGWPGLALVVLILVVLPFADFLRSGRDDESRRLADLFLMILAFGLLNAFLESFLFERANPIWVTLWMAVVGLRLQGRHGLSATGP